In Phaseolus vulgaris cultivar G19833 chromosome 10, P. vulgaris v2.0, whole genome shotgun sequence, a single genomic region encodes these proteins:
- the LOC137818999 gene encoding plant UBX domain-containing protein 9-like: MSDGVAESINITGAPESVPVQKWKKYASNLNDARNAHFLEEHKLLGEGKNVAAAPQSVASIQPWIQAAKMEKGECSSSSVKVDILNDSSDDGLPQPFESLPPPTSHLEEVTKVAAFEPIRQTGLMRNDSEKERIKAAEASRKFWEGVSRWKQTVCNDLSQGWLPKTRVQQQDSNLNSAIASSIQTENKEKAVPKLLVKEDDLGVHDLVDKKKKTNSSRNQLEVPDPQVSQAVEESQKCICHALLLGVLLCCAARDSTEC; this comes from the exons ATGTCGGACGGCGTCGCAGAATCCATCAACATCACCGGAGCACCGGAGTCTGTCCCAGTCCAGAAATGGAAG AAATATGCGAGCAATTTGAATGACGCTAGGAATGCCCATTTTCTTGAAGAGCACAA ATTATTGGGTGAAGGAAAAAATGTTGCAGCTGCTCCACAATCTGTGGCAAGTATTCAACCATGGATACAGGCCGCAAAAATGGAGAAGGGAGAATGTTCTTCTTCATCCGTGAAAGTTGATATTCTCAAT GATTCATCTGATGATGGGCTCCCTCAACCTTTTGAGTCCCTACCACCTCCTACTTCCCATCTGGAAGAGGTAACGAAAGTTGCTGCATTTGAACCGATTCGTCAAACAGGGTTGATGAGGAATGACTCCGAGAAAGAAAGGATTAAAGCAGCAGAGGCCTCAAGAAAGTTCTGGGAAGGAGTTTCACGATGGAAGCAAACTGTTTGCAAT GATTTATCTCAAGGTTGGCTTCCTAAAACTCGTGTTCAACAACAAGATAGCAATTTGAACAGTGCAATTGCATCTTCCATTCAG ACGGAGAACAAAGAGAAAGCAGTACCTAAGCTTCTAGTAAAAGAGGATGATCTTGGAGTTCATGATTTAGTagacaagaaaaagaaaaccaaCAGTAGCAGAAACCAACTAGAG GTCCCTGACCCTCAAGTGTCACAAGCTGTTGAAGAATCGCAGAAATG CATTTGCCATGCTTTGCTTTTAGGAGTATTACTGTGTTGCGCGGCTCGTGACAGCACAGAATGCTGA